The Fulvia fulva chromosome 11, complete sequence genome segment ACAGGGGATGTCGAACGAATATGCCCGCAAGCCAGGACAGTATGGTCTGCAACGTCTTTGCAGTTCGTCCAACAGTATCTCCAAGGCAAAACTCAATTTCTGCCGACAGACTTTCCCGTAAATGGGTCCGCTGTGCTCGATGCCTTTGTCCAAAGCCAAGATCCACGCGAGAGTGAGGACTGTCTCTTCCTGAACATTATGGTCCCAAAGCAGATCTTTGATAACCGCAAGAATCGGAAGACCAAGAAAGCCGCTGCTCTGGTCTGGATACACGGAGGTGGCTATACGGCTGGCAGTAAGACTAGCGATGGTAGTCCAGCTGGTCTGCTAGCAAGAAGTCAAGATAACGAAGGAGAAGGTGTTATCTTCACCGCCATGAACTATCGGCTCGGCGCTCTGGGTTTCAGCAGTGGCCCGACTTTCACGAAAGACGGCGGGACAGCTAATGCAGCTCTGTATGATCAAAGGGCCGCTCTGATCTGGGTGCAGCAGCATATTCACCTTTTTGGTGGCGGTCCCAAGCGGATTACGGTTATCGGTGAAAGTGCAGGCGCCGGCTCTCTGATGCATCAGATCACAGCCTTCGGAGGGAAGCCTCCAGCGCCACTCTCGCAGGCAATCCTGCAATCTCCCGGCTTCCAACCAGTGACATCGGCAACGCAGCAGGAGGCGACATACAACACATTCCTTGACCTCCTCAACGTGACGAACCTCGCTCAAGCCCGGCAACTCCCATCAGCCTCAC includes the following:
- a CDS encoding Carboxylesterase patB; this translates as MCDQDVAALPSTSKIQSGLPVVDLGYQLQRATTFNDTGNCYNFLNIRYAQAPTGQLRFREPAYPKLDRVRVKTGDVERICPQARTVWSATSLQFVQQYLQGKTQFLPTDFPVNGSAVLDAFVQSQDPRESEDCLFLNIMVPKQIFDNRKNRKTKKAAALVWIHGGGYTAGSKTSDGSPAGLLARSQDNEGEGVIFTAMNYRLGALGFSSGPTFTKDGGTANAALYDQRAALIWVQQHIHLFGGGPKRITVIGESAGAGSLMHQITAFGGKPPAPLSQAILQSPGFQPVTSATQQEATYNTFLDLLNVTNLAQARQLPSASLRLANILQVGLSPYGQFT